Part of the Geobacter pickeringii genome, CCTCTCCCCTATAATTCACCCTTTATGAAACCAAAGGGCGGCGCCGTACACATGGGGTTTTTCATCACATTCGAAGGGATCGAGGGATGCGGCAAGACGACCCAGATCCGGCGTGCCGCCCACTGGCTCTCGTCCACCGGTCGCGACGTGGTCGTGACGCGCGAACCGGGGGGATGCCCCATCGCCGACGACATCAGGGCCATCCTGCTCGACGCGCGCAACAGCGCCATGGTTCCCCTCGCCGAACTCCTCCTCTACGCCGCAGCCCGCGCCCAGCACGTATCCGAAGTGATTTCGCCCGCCCTGGCCGCAGGGAAGGTGGTTCTCTGCGACCGTTTCACCGATTCGACCCTCGCCTACCAGGGATACGGGCGGGATCTGGACCGGGGACTGATCGGCCACCTTAACGCCCTGGCCGCCGGCGCCGTCAAACCCGATCTCACCGTGATTCTCGACTGTCCCGTCGAAACGGGGCTCTCGCGGGCCATGGCCCGGATCAACAGCACCAGCGCCGCACGGGAGGAACGGTTCGAGCGGGAGTCGCGCCTGTTCCACGAGCGGATCCGTGACGGTTTCCTGGCCCTTGCCGCTGCCGAGCCGAACCGGTTTGCCGTGGTGGACGGAAGCCGGGGAGTCGAAGAGACCGGCGTCGCGATCCAGGAGCTGCTCGCCCGGCGCCTTGCGGGGAGATGACGATGTCCTTCTCCCGCATCCTTGGCCAGGATACGCCGGTCAACGTCCTGCGGCGCGCACTGCGCACCGGGAAAATGGCCCACGCGTACCTCTTCGAGGGGATCGAGGGGTGCGGCAAGAAGACCACGGCCCTCGCCCTCGTCGAAGCCGCCTTCTGCGGCCGCGACGAAGCCTGCGGCCAATGCCCCTCCTGCAGAAAGATGGCATCGCTCCAGCACCCCGACCTCCATGTCGTGGAGCCGGACGGCGCCTTCATCAAGATCGACCAGATTCGGGATCTCCAGCGGGAGCTCGTGCTGCGCCCCGTCGAGGCCCCCATGAAGGCGTGCATCATCGACGAGGCGGACCGACTCAATCCGGCCGCAGCCAACGCGCTCCTCAAGACCCTTGAAGAGCCTCCCGGCAATGCCCTGATGATTCTCCTCACCTCCCGCATGGCGAGCATATTGCCGACGGTCCGTTCCCGCTGCCAGCTCCTGCGGTTCGGACCGCTCCCCGAGCGGGTCGTCGAGGAGGAACTCCTGCGCCGGGGAACGGCTCCGGACATCGCCCGCATGGCCGCCTCGCTCGCCAACGGAAGTCTCTCGCGGGCCCTGGAAGTGGGGGACGAAGGGGACTCCGCCGGCCGTGGCCAGCTGCTGAGCCGGCTCGGCGCCCTTTCCCTGGGCGACATCGCCCCCCTCTTTGCCGCCGCGGAGGAGCTTTCCGCCGACCGGGAGACGGCGGTGGAGCGACTCGACGAGCTTGCCTCGCTCCTGCGGGACGTCTTTCTCATCCAGGGAGGGGGCTCGGAAATGGTCAACCGCGACCTGCAGCCGCTCCTCGAGCAGGAGGCGGGCCGATCCACGCTCGAAACGAGCCGGCAGCGGCTCGCCCATATCCTGGAGGCACGCCAGGCCCTGACCCGCAACGCCAATCCGCGGCTCACCATGGACGTGCTCCTGATGCGCCTCGCCCAGGAGCGAGATCAATAACGGGGATTCCCCGGGAGGATACACGTGGCAACAATCGTCAAAGTGCAGTTCCACACCGCGGGCAAGCTGTATGACTTCGGTGTCGGTTCGTTCGAACTCAAACCGGGAGACCGGGTCATCGTGGAGACCGAGCGGGGGCGGAGCATCGCCACCGTCGTTACGCCGCCGCGGGAATACGAGGAAAACCAGCTCCCCGAGGGGCTCAAGAACATCATCCGGCTGGCCGAGGACTCCGATGTCGAATCGGCTGCCCGCAACGCCGCCCGGGAGAAGGATGCCTACGACTTCTGCCTCCGCAAGATCAAGGAGCGGGGGATGGACATGAAACTCGTCAAGGTGGAGTACCTCTTTGACGGCAGCAAGGCGGTATTCTACTTCACCGCCGACGGCAGGGTCGACTTCCGGGAGCTCGTGAAGGATCTGGCCCATCAGTTCCACACCCGCATCGAGATGCGCCAGATCGGGGTGCGCGACGAGTCGAAGATGATCGGCGGGATCGGCATCTGCGGCCGGGAGCTCTGCTGCTCGTCATTTCTGCGGGACTTCGAGCCGGTATCGGTCAAGATGGCCAAGGAACAGAACCTGGCCCTCAATCCCACCAAAATTTCCGGCCAGTGCGGCAGGCTCCTCTGCTGCCTCGGCTACGAGTACGAGACCTACTGCTCCCTCAAGAAGTGTCTCCCCAAATGCGGTAAACTGGTGAAATGCGGCGGCGTCGAAGGCGAAGTGGTCAAGATGAACGTCCTCGAAGGGACCGTGACGGTTCGCACCGACGAAGACCGCGAGGTTGAGCTCCGGGGGGACGAAATCAAGCCGGAGAACATCTCCGACCGCCCCCGGCAGCCCCGCAAGGAGGGACCGAGGGAGCGCGAGCAGAAATCGGGAGCCGACGGTGAGCCGAAGGAGAAGGGGCAGCGGGATCAGCAGCGTCCCGACGGACAGGGGCGCGACCGCCGCAACAACCGGGGCAGGGACCGGGATAAAAAGGAGAAGAAATGAGCCGGACCTTCTATGTCACGACACCGATCTACTACGTAAATGACGTCCCCCACATCGGCCATGCCTATACCACCCTCGCCGCGGACGTGCTCGCCCGCTACAAGCGGCTCAAGGGGTATGACGTCTTCTTCCTGACCGGCACCGACGAGCACGGCCAGAAGGTGGAGAAGGCGGCCAACGCCGCCGGCGAGACCCCCCTGGAGCTGGCCGACCGGGTGGTAAAGCGCTTCCAGGCCCTCTGGGAGAAACTCGACATCGCTCCCACCGACTTCATCCGTACCACCCAGGAGCGGCACAAAAAGGGGGTCACTCAGATCTTCCACCAGATCCTGGAGCAGGGGGACATCTACCTGGGGGAGTATGAAGACTGGTACTGCACCCCCTGCGAGACCTTCTGGACCGAGACCCAGCTCATCGACGGCAAGTGCCCCGACTGCAACCGCCCGGTCGAAAAGCTCAAGGAGGAATCGTACTTCTTCCGGATGAGCAAATACCAGGAGCAGCTCCTGGCCCACATCGAGGCCAACCCCGACTTCATCCAGCCGAAGAGCCGGCGCAACGAGATCATCGCCTTTGTGAGGGAGGGGCTGCGCGACCTCTCCATTTCCCGCACCTCCTTCAACTGGGGCATCCCGGTGCCGGACAACGAGCGGCACGTGATCTACGTCTGGTTCGACGCCCTCACCAACTACATCAACGCCCTCGGCTACCCCGACCGGGAGGGGAATTTCGCAAAATTCTGGCCCGTGGATGTGCACCTCATCGGCAAGGACATCCTCCGCTTCCATGCCGTTTACTGGCCCACCTTCCTCATGGCGGCGGGGCTGCCGCTGCCGAAGAAGGTCTTTGCCCACGGCTGGTGGACCGTGGAGGGGCAGAAGATGAGCAAGAGCCTCCAGAATGTCGTCGAGCCGAACATGCTCGTCGACCGGTACGGCATCGACGCGGTCCGCTATTTTCTCCTGCGCGAGGTCCCCTTCGGACTCGATGGCGACTTCTCCCACGCGGCCCTCGTCCACCGGATCAACTCCGATCTGGCCAACGACCTCGGAAACCTCCTCAACCGCTCCACGGCCATGGTTAACAAGTATTTCGACGGCATCCTTCCGCAGCCCGGCCCCCTCTCCGATCTCGACGCCGCCTTCAGACAGAAGACCGAAGCGATGGTCGCCCAACTCGACGTCTACCTGGACGAACAGGCCTTCAGCAAGGGGCTCCAGGCCATCTGGGAGGTCATTTCGGCCGGCAACAAATATATCGACGAGACCGCCCCCTGGACCCTCGCCAAGGACCCCGCCCAGAAAAAACGGCTCGGCACCATCATGTACACGCTTCTGGAGGTTCAGCGGATCGTCCATCTCCTCCTCTCCGCCTTCATGCCCCGCACGGCGGCAAAGGCTCTCGGCTATCTCGGCTGGACCGCTCCGCCGCGGAGCGAGGATCTGGGCTGGGGAGGGCTTGTGGCAGGGACGCAGATCGCCAAGGCGGAGGCGCTCTTCCCCCGGATAGAGGAAAAAGACGAATAGGGAACGAAGAAAGGGCAACCGGCAGCGGTTGCCCTTTCGCATTGTGAAGCGCGCGCCTCTCCTCCTACAGGGAAGGGGCGCCGGCCCGCATCTCCCCCGAATCGAAGAGGAAGAAGAAGCGAAAGAGGCAATACTTGTAGAACTCCCCGAACAGGAGCCGGAAGCTCCCGCCGTGGCTCCACCACTCCTCCCGCAGATTCCTGCTGTCCACCGGATAGGGGTAGATGGCGATATCCTTCGGCAGGAGGTGCCGAAAGAGCAGGGTCGCCCGCTTCATGTGATAACGGGACGTTATGAGGTGGAGGGAGCGGATATCCTTGCGCACGATGAGCTCGCGACCGTAGATGGCGTTTTCCAGGGTGTTTCGCGACGTTTTTTCGAGGTAGACCCGATCGGCAAGATTCTCCCCCTCCCGGTCACGGAAGAGGTCCTCCTTCTTTACCAGGGGATCGACCCCCACAAGAAAGAGATATTCTCCTTTTTTCTCGCGGAAGAGCTTTACCCCTTCCTCGACCCTCCCCCGCCCCCCGGCAAGCACCACCACCGCATCGGCATGGAGATCCCGGGGACGGAGCGAGAAACTCTTGTACACGAAGTCCACGAAAAGAACCGCCAGCACCACGGAAACAATCATCAGGAGCGAGAGTACGCCCCGAAAAAATACCGCCATCGCATCACCCTGTC contains:
- the tmk gene encoding dTMP kinase codes for the protein MGFFITFEGIEGCGKTTQIRRAAHWLSSTGRDVVVTREPGGCPIADDIRAILLDARNSAMVPLAELLLYAAARAQHVSEVISPALAAGKVVLCDRFTDSTLAYQGYGRDLDRGLIGHLNALAAGAVKPDLTVILDCPVETGLSRAMARINSTSAAREERFERESRLFHERIRDGFLALAAAEPNRFAVVDGSRGVEETGVAIQELLARRLAGR
- the holB gene encoding DNA polymerase III subunit delta', producing the protein MSFSRILGQDTPVNVLRRALRTGKMAHAYLFEGIEGCGKKTTALALVEAAFCGRDEACGQCPSCRKMASLQHPDLHVVEPDGAFIKIDQIRDLQRELVLRPVEAPMKACIIDEADRLNPAAANALLKTLEEPPGNALMILLTSRMASILPTVRSRCQLLRFGPLPERVVEEELLRRGTAPDIARMAASLANGSLSRALEVGDEGDSAGRGQLLSRLGALSLGDIAPLFAAAEELSADRETAVERLDELASLLRDVFLIQGGGSEMVNRDLQPLLEQEAGRSTLETSRQRLAHILEARQALTRNANPRLTMDVLLMRLAQERDQ
- a CDS encoding PSP1 domain-containing protein encodes the protein MATIVKVQFHTAGKLYDFGVGSFELKPGDRVIVETERGRSIATVVTPPREYEENQLPEGLKNIIRLAEDSDVESAARNAAREKDAYDFCLRKIKERGMDMKLVKVEYLFDGSKAVFYFTADGRVDFRELVKDLAHQFHTRIEMRQIGVRDESKMIGGIGICGRELCCSSFLRDFEPVSVKMAKEQNLALNPTKISGQCGRLLCCLGYEYETYCSLKKCLPKCGKLVKCGGVEGEVVKMNVLEGTVTVRTDEDREVELRGDEIKPENISDRPRQPRKEGPREREQKSGADGEPKEKGQRDQQRPDGQGRDRRNNRGRDRDKKEKK
- the metG gene encoding methionine--tRNA ligase, which produces MSRTFYVTTPIYYVNDVPHIGHAYTTLAADVLARYKRLKGYDVFFLTGTDEHGQKVEKAANAAGETPLELADRVVKRFQALWEKLDIAPTDFIRTTQERHKKGVTQIFHQILEQGDIYLGEYEDWYCTPCETFWTETQLIDGKCPDCNRPVEKLKEESYFFRMSKYQEQLLAHIEANPDFIQPKSRRNEIIAFVREGLRDLSISRTSFNWGIPVPDNERHVIYVWFDALTNYINALGYPDREGNFAKFWPVDVHLIGKDILRFHAVYWPTFLMAAGLPLPKKVFAHGWWTVEGQKMSKSLQNVVEPNMLVDRYGIDAVRYFLLREVPFGLDGDFSHAALVHRINSDLANDLGNLLNRSTAMVNKYFDGILPQPGPLSDLDAAFRQKTEAMVAQLDVYLDEQAFSKGLQAIWEVISAGNKYIDETAPWTLAKDPAQKKRLGTIMYTLLEVQRIVHLLLSAFMPRTAAKALGYLGWTAPPRSEDLGWGGLVAGTQIAKAEALFPRIEEKDE
- a CDS encoding YdcF family protein: MAVFFRGVLSLLMIVSVVLAVLFVDFVYKSFSLRPRDLHADAVVVLAGGRGRVEEGVKLFREKKGEYLFLVGVDPLVKKEDLFRDREGENLADRVYLEKTSRNTLENAIYGRELIVRKDIRSLHLITSRYHMKRATLLFRHLLPKDIAIYPYPVDSRNLREEWWSHGGSFRLLFGEFYKYCLFRFFFLFDSGEMRAGAPSL